CGAGGACCATCGCGACGCCTATCGATCTCAGCCTGGCGCCCTTCGTCGGCGTTGACGACCGTGCCTTTGGCGATCCCGGCCTTGATGAAAGCGGCGGCCTGCCTCTCGGAACCGAACACGGGCGGGACCGAATTGCCGCCGCGCCCGCGGATGGCGACGTTGCCCTTGCCGTTCTGGTTACGGGTAAAGCAGCGGTCAATGCGATCCTCTTGAGGTTGGCGGGCTTCACGTAGCCGAAATAGCGAGCCGCCTGCTGGGATGGCCTGCATGAACGCTCCGACATGCGCCGGATCAATCATCAGGAGGCGTACAGCCTCGACGGCGCTTGCACAATCAGGCTGAGGAGTATTTCAGCCGCCGCCGTTCACCTCAGCAAACCGCGCGTTTATCGTAAGCGTAGCGCCGAGGCCCCTTGGATTGTTTGTGCGGAGTCTTGAGAGCACCGCTAGAAGAGTCATCTTCTGCAAGGGTGCTCATAATGGACGACCATTCTGACGACATAAGACGACGGTTGTCACCACGTATCGAAGTGTATGCTGGTGCAGGTCGCAAGCGCTGGCCGGACGATTTGAAGGCGCAGATTGCCGCCGAAAGCCTCGAGCCGGGTGCGGTTGTCACGGATGTCGCCCGTCGTCATGGCTGCCGGCCCCAGCAGGTGCATGACTGGCGGCGCCGTGCGCGGTTGGGCCAGTTGGTGCTGCCGGCGTCGGCGGACACGCTGTCGTTCGTGCCGGTGGTATCGGAATCGGCGTTGCCGGCGACCGCGGAACCCTCCGGGTCGCCGGAAGTCGCCGTTGTGACGGTCGAGTTCCAAGGGGCGCGCGTAGAGGTGCGCGGGACGCCTGGCCTTGCTGTGCTGAGTGATGTGTTCCTAGCGCTCCGACGGACACGTTCATGCTGACAATGCCCGCGAGCCTCACGATTTACGTGGCGACGCAACCCGTGGACTTCAGGAAGGGTGCGGAGGGCTTGGCCCTGCTGGCGAAAGAGACGCTGGGCCATGACCCGATGAAGGGCGTAGCGGTGGTCTTCCGTGCGAAGCGCCCCGATCGAGTGAAGATTGTCGTCTGGGATGGCACCGGCCTTGCGATGTACTGGAAGCGGCTCGATGGCAGCGGCTTCAAATGGCCACCCATCGTGGCCGGCGTGATGCGGATGAATGCCGCCCAGTTGTCAGCGCTTCTGGCCGGCATGGATTGGACACGCATGCACGCGCCTCGAATCCCGCAGCCGAAAGCGCTTGCGTAAGAATACAAATCTTCGCTGCATCACGGCGCGAAGCATGGCAAGCTCGGGCCAATGAGTGATTTGCCCGATGAGCTGCCGAGCGATCCAGCCGAGTTGCGTGTCTTTGCCGCGGCTCTGCTGGATCGCTGCGCCAGGCTCGAGCGGTTACTCAAGCTTGCGAAAGATGCGCAGTTCGGTCGATCCTCGGAAAAGCTCGATGCTGATCAGCTACAGCTTGTTCTGGAGGACATCGAAGGAGCCGTCGCAGCTCTCGAAGCCACCGAAGATCGCGCCAATCCCAGAGTTTGCGAGAAGAGGACGGCCGAGCGCAGAGCCAACCGTGGTCAGCTGCCGGAGCATTTACCGCGCATCGTGGAAACCCTGATGCCGGCCGAGACCTGTTGCCCGTCTTGTGCGGGCGACCTCTTTGAGATTGGTCGGGATGAGAGCCAGAGGCTTGACGTCGTTCCGGCGCAGTATCGCGTCATCGTCACCCGCCGGCCCAAGCTCGCCTGCCGCGCCTGTCATGGCGTCGTCCTCCAGCATGCTGCTCCCGAGCGACTGATCAGGGGAGGATTGCCCACCGAGCGGCTGGTCGCGCATGTGATCGACGCGAAGTATCATTGGCATTTGCCGCTTTACCGCCAGGCGCAGATGCTGGCGACGCACGGAATAGCGCTGGACCG
This Bradyrhizobium sp. CCBAU 53421 DNA region includes the following protein-coding sequences:
- a CDS encoding transposase is translated as MDDHSDDIRRRLSPRIEVYAGAGRKRWPDDLKAQIAAESLEPGAVVTDVARRHGCRPQQVHDWRRRARLGQLVLPASADTLSFVPVVSESALPATAEPSGSPEVAVVTVEFQGARVEVRGTPGLAVLSDVFLALRRTRSC
- the tnpB gene encoding IS66 family insertion sequence element accessory protein TnpB (TnpB, as the term is used for proteins encoded by IS66 family insertion elements, is considered an accessory protein, since TnpC, encoded by a neighboring gene, is a DDE family transposase.); this translates as MLTMPASLTIYVATQPVDFRKGAEGLALLAKETLGHDPMKGVAVVFRAKRPDRVKIVVWDGTGLAMYWKRLDGSGFKWPPIVAGVMRMNAAQLSALLAGMDWTRMHAPRIPQPKALA